Proteins encoded within one genomic window of Orcinus orca chromosome 21, mOrcOrc1.1, whole genome shotgun sequence:
- the LOC101280637 gene encoding LOW QUALITY PROTEIN: protein phosphatase 1F-like (The sequence of the model RefSeq protein was modified relative to this genomic sequence to represent the inferred CDS: substituted 2 bases at 2 genomic stop codons), with the protein MKTNDLAAAPGDALGMASGPPQQNSQKAEENPSFLDALLRDFPALLGPESLLPWKVRGTMLIQEEVKGELAELAMSXLSWPWASXAAGALGRHLLPAWLLRTDLSELRKLPEQVEEDRDEEEEAPVSLLDAAGLVRSLFDRLWEVCSQWQKQVPVAAWVPQRQWLVSVHAIRNARLRMEDKHVCLPAFNLLFGLSDSADRAYFAVFDGHGGVDAAGYASVHMHAVAAHQPEMPTDPAGALRAAFRCTDDMFLWKARREYR; encoded by the coding sequence ATGAAGACCAACGACCTGGCAGCAGCCCCCGGGGATGCTCTGGGCATGGCCTCAGGACCCCCACAGCAGAACAGCCAGAAGGCAGAGGAGAACCCCAGCTTCCTGGACGCACTCCTCCGCGACTTCCCAGCCCTGCTGGGCCCGGAGAGCCTGTTGCCATGGAAGGTCCGAGGGACAATGCTGATCCAGGAGGAGGTGAAAGGCGAGCTAGCTGAGCTGGCCATGAGCTAGCTGAGCTGGCCATGGGCTTCCTGAGCAGCAGGAGCGCTCGGCCGCCACTTGCTGCCTGCCTGGCTGCTGCGGACGGACCTTTCTGAGTTGCGGAAGTTGCCGGAGCAGGTGGAGGAGGATCGcgatgaggaggaggaggcccCTGTGAGCCTGCTGGACGCTGCGGGCCTGGTGCGGAGCCTCTTTGACCGGCTCTGGGAAGTGTGCAGCCAGTGGCAGAAGCAGGTGCCCGTGGCTGCCTGGGTCCCGCAGCGGCAGTGGCTCGTCTCCGTGCATGCCATCCGTAATGCGCGCCTCAGGATGGAGGACAAGCACGTGTGCCTCCCAGCCTTCAACCTGCTCTTTGGCCTATCAGACTCTGCGGACCGCGCCTACTTTGCCGTGTTCGATGGGCACGGAGGGGTGGACGCCGCGGGGTACGCGTCTGTGCACATGCACGCTGTTGCTGCCCACCAGCCGGAGATGCCCACTGACCCTGCGGGGGCCCTGCGAGCAGCCTTCCGCTGCACCGATGATATGTTCCTCTGGAAAGCCCGGCGAGAGTACAGATAA